The Pan paniscus chromosome 15, NHGRI_mPanPan1-v2.0_pri, whole genome shotgun sequence genome includes a window with the following:
- the LOC100989288 gene encoding disintegrin and metalloproteinase domain-containing protein 20 encodes MVQLHQDTDPQIPKGQPCTLNSSEGGARPAVPHTLFSSALDRWLHNDSFIMAVGEPLVHIRVTLLLLWFGMFLSISGHSQARPSQYFTSPEVVIPLKVISRGRGAKAPGWLSYSLRFGGQRYIVHMRVNKLLFAAHLPVFTYTEQHALLQDQPFIQDDCYYHGYVEGVPESLVALSTCSGGFLGMLQINDLVYEIKPISVSATFEHLVYKIDSDDTQFPPMRCGLTEEKIAHQMELQLSYNFTLKQSSFVGWWTHQRFVELVVVVDNIRYLFSQSNATTVQHEVFNVVNIVDSFYHPLEVDVILTGIDIWTASNPLPTSGDLDNVLEDFSIWKNYNLNNRLQHDVAHLFIKDTQGMKLGVAYVKGICRNPFNTGVDVFEDNRLVIFAITLGHELGHNLGMQHDTQWCVCKLQWCIMHAYRKVTTKFSNCSYAQYWDSTISSGLCIQPPPYPGNIFRLKYCGNLVVEEGEECDCGTIQQCAKDPCCLLNCTLHPGAACAFGICCKDCKFLPSGTLCRQQVGECDLPEWCNGTSHQCPDDVYVQDGISCNVNAFCYEKTCNNHDIQCKEIFGQDARSASQSCYQEINTQGNRFGHCGIVGTTYVKCWTPDIMCGRVQCENVGVIPNLIEHSTVQQFHLNDTTCWGTDYHLGMAIPDIGEVKDGTVCGPEKICIRKKCASMVHLSQACQPKTCNMRGICNNKQHCHCNHEWAPPYCKDKGYGGSADSGPPPKNNMEGLNVMGKLRYLSLLCLLPLVAFLLFCLHVLFKKRTKSKEDEEG; translated from the coding sequence ATGGTCCAGCTCCACCAGGACACAGATCCCCAGATCCCTAAAGGTCAGCCATGCACCCTGAACAGCTCAGAGGGAGGAGCCAGACCAGCAGTGCCTCACACCTTGTTCTCTTCTGCTCTAGACAGATGGCTCCATAATGACAGCTTCATAATGGCAGTGGGTGAGCCCCTGGTGCACATCAGGGTCACTCTTCTGCTGCTCTGGTTTGGGATGTTTTTGTCTATTTCTGGCCACTCTCAGGCCAGGCCCTCCCAGTATTTCACTTCTCCAGAAGTGGTGATCCCTTTGAAGGTGATCAGCAGGGGCAGAGGTGCAAAGGCTCCTGGATGGCTCTCCTATAGCCTGCGGTTTGGGGGACAGAGATACATTGTCCACATGAGGGTAAATAAGCTGTTGTTTGCTGCACACCTTCCTGTGTTCACCTACACAGAGCAGCATGCCCTGCTCCAGGATCAGCCCTTCATCCAGGATGACTGCTACTACCATGGTTATGTGGAGGGGGTCCCTGAGTCCTTGGTTGCCCTTAGTACCTGTTCTGGGGGCTTTCTTGGAATGCTACAGATAAATGACCTTGTTTATGAAATCAAGCCAATTAGTGTTTCTGCCACATTTGAACACCTAGTATATAAGATAGACAGTGATGATACACAGTTTCCACCTATGAGATGTGGgttaacagaagagaaaatagcACACCAGATGGAGTTGCAATTGTCATATAATTTCACTCTGAAGCAAAGTTCTTTTGTGGGCTGGTGGACCCATCAGCGGTTTGTTGAGCTGGTAGTGGTCGTGGATAATATTAGATATCTTTTCTCTCAAAGTAATGCAACAACAGTGCAGCATGAAGTATTTAACGTTGTCAATATAGTGGATTCCTTCTATCATCCTTTGGAGGTTGATGTAATTTTGACTGGAATTGATATATGGACTGCATCAAATCCACTTCCTACCAGTGGAGACCTAGATAATGTTTTAGAGGACTTTTCTATTTGGAAGAATTATAACCTTAATAATCGACTACAACATGATGTTGCACATCTTTTCATAAAAGACACACAAGGCATGAAGCTTGGTGTTGCTTATGTTAAAGGAATATGCCGGAATCCTTTTAATACTGGAGTTGATGTTTTTGAAGACAACAGGTTGGTCATTTTTGCAATTACTTTGGGCCACGAGCTTGGTCATAATTTGGGTATGCAACATGACACCCAGTGGTGTGTGTGCAAGCTACAGTGGTGCATAATGCATGCCTATAGAAAGGTGACAACTAAATTTAGCAACTGCAGTTATGCCCAATATTGGGACAGTACTATCAGTAGTGGATTATGTATTCAACCGCCTCCATATCCAGGGAATATATTTAGACTGAAGTACTGTGGGAATCTAGTGGTTGAAGAAGGGGAGGAATGTGACTGTGGAACCATACAGCAGTGTGCAAAAGATCCCTGTTGTCTGTTAAACTGTACTCTACATCCTGGGGCTGCTTGTGCTTTTGGAATATGTTGCAAAGACTGCAAATTTCTGCCATCAGGAACTTTATGTAGACAACAAGTTGGTGAATGTGACCTTCCAGAGTGGTGCAATGGGACATCCCATCAATGCCCAGATGATGTGTATGTGCAGGACGGGATCTCCTGTAATGTGAATGCCTTCTGCTATGAAAAGACGTGTAATAACCATGATATACAATGTAAAGAGATTTTTGGCCAAGATGCAAGGAGTGCATCTCAGAGTTGCTACCAAGAAATCAACACCCAAGGAAACCGTTTCGGTCACTGTGGTATTGTAGGCACAACATACGTAAAATGTTGGACCCCTGATATCATGTGTGGGAGGGTTCAGTGTGAAAATGTGGGAGTAATTCCCAATCTGATAGAGCATTCTACAGTGCAGCAGTTTCACCTCAATGACACCACTTGCTGGGGCACTGATTATCATTTAGGGATGGCTATACCTGATATTGGTGAGGTGAAAGATGGCACAGTATGTGGTCCAGAAAAGATCTGCATCCGTAAGAAGTGTGCCAGTATGGTTCATCTGTCACAAGCCTGTCAGCCTAAGACCTGCAACATGAGGGGAATCTGCAACAACAAACAACACTGTCACTGCAACCATGAATGGGCACCCCCATACTGCAAGGACAAAGGCTATGGAGGTAGTGCTGATAGTGGCCCACCTCCTAAGAACAACATGGAAGGATTAAATGTGATGGGAAAGTTGCGTTACCTGTCACTATTGTGCCTTCTTCCTTTggttgcttttttattattttgcttacaTGTGCTTTTTAAGAAACGCACAAAAAgtaaagaagatgaagaaggataa